The following coding sequences lie in one Zingiber officinale cultivar Zhangliang chromosome 2B, Zo_v1.1, whole genome shotgun sequence genomic window:
- the LOC122045743 gene encoding fructokinase-1-like, giving the protein MANGKDLTVSFGEMLIDFVPTVSGVSLAEAPGFIKAPGGAPANVAIAVARLGGRAAFVGKLGDDEFGRMLAGILRANGVDDAGVLFDTGARTALAFVTLRTDGEREFMFYRNPSADMLLTEAELNLDVIKSAAVFHYGSISLITEPCRSAHLKAMEVAREAGALLSYDPNLRLPLWPSPESAREQILSIWDQADIIKVSDVELEFLTGTDSVEDDVVLTLWRPAFKLLLVTLGEKGCKYYTKDFKGSLDGFAVDTVDTTGAGDAFVGALLRKLVDDPSVLQSEEKLREVLKFSNACGAITTTKKGAIPALPNEAEALELLKRD; this is encoded by the exons ATGGCCAACGGGAAGGACCTCACTGTCAGCTTCGGCGAGATGCTCATCGACTTCGTGCCCACCGTCTCGGGCGTGTCGCTGGCGGAGGCGCCGGGGTTCATCAAGGCCCCCGGCGGCGCCCCTGCCAACGTCGCCATCGCCGTGGCCCGCCTCGGCGGCCGCGCCGCCTTCGTCGGGAAGCTCGGAGACGACGAGTTCGGTCGCATGCTCGCGGGCATCTTGCGCGCCAACGGCGTTGACGACGCCGGCGTCCTCTTCGACACCGGCGCGCGCACGGCGCTCGCTTTCGTCACCCTCCGCACCGACGGAGAGCGCGAGTTCATGTTCTACCGCAACCCCAGCGCCGACATGCTTCTCACCGAGGCTGAGCTCAACCTCGACGTCATCAAGAGC GCGGCGGTGTTCCACTACGGATCTATAAGCTTGATCACAGAGCCGTGCAGATCGGCGCATCTGAAGGCCATGGAGGTGGCCAGGGAAGCAGGGGCGCTGCTCTCCTACGACCCCAACCTCCGGCTGCCGCTGTGGCCCTCCCCGGAGTCCGCTCGGGAGCAGATCTTGAGCATCTGGGACCAGGCCGACATCATCAAGGTCAGCGACGTCGAGCTCGAGTTCCTAACCGGCACGGATTCGGTGGAGGACGACGTCGTCCTGACTCTGTGGCGGCCGGCGTTCAAGCTTCTGCTGGTGACGCTCGGGGAGAAGGGTTGCAAATACTACACCAAG GATTTCAAAGGGAGCTTAGATGGATTTGCAGTCGACACAGTAGACACCACCGGAGCCGGAGATGCATTTGTCGGTGCCTTGCTCCGCAAGCTAGTCGATGACCCATCCGTGCTACAG AGCGAGGAGAAGCTGAGGGAGGTGCTCAAGTTCTCCAACGCCTGCGGAGCCATCACCACCACCAAAAAGGGGGCCATTCCTGCCCTGCCGAACGAGGCCGAGGCACTGGAGCTTCTGAAGCGAGATTAA